In one Chitinophaga sancti genomic region, the following are encoded:
- a CDS encoding Gfo/Idh/MocA family protein, which produces MQKKEFHSGRRDFVKQTSLLAGGLLTLPLISQANFFSRGNDVIKIAMIGCGGRGTGAAVQALSTKQNVQLVAMADAFADRLHESYENIKGEMGDKTGRLNVKEEHKFVGFDAYLKAIPLADVVILATPPGFRPIHFEEAVKQGKHIFMEKPVATDPAGIRKVLAAAEIANQKKLNVVVGLQRRYQNSYRELFKRAQDGIIGDITSMNVWWNQGALWVKPRKPEYTEMEYQMRNWYYFNWLCGDHIVEQHIHNIDVGNWFMNEYPVTAVGMGGRQVRTGKEYGEIYDHHAVEYRFANGVAMNSQCRHWKDSASRVDEELIGTKGRIICDRAVIQDHKGKVLYQFDKKQENQPYQSEHDELFDAVAKGEYKYHDAERAAKTTLTAIIGRLATYSGQVIPFDQALKLDLNLQPANYAFDAKPRILPDADGNYPVAKPGTTRYV; this is translated from the coding sequence ATGCAAAAAAAAGAATTCCACTCAGGTCGTCGTGACTTCGTAAAGCAAACCTCGCTGCTGGCGGGAGGGCTGTTAACACTGCCCTTAATCAGTCAGGCTAATTTTTTCTCTCGCGGCAATGATGTCATTAAGATCGCTATGATCGGCTGTGGTGGCCGTGGCACAGGGGCTGCTGTACAAGCCCTGAGTACCAAACAAAACGTTCAGCTGGTAGCAATGGCCGATGCCTTTGCCGACCGCCTGCACGAAAGCTATGAAAATATTAAAGGAGAAATGGGCGATAAAACAGGTCGCCTGAATGTAAAAGAAGAACATAAATTCGTTGGCTTCGATGCCTACCTGAAAGCCATTCCTCTCGCCGATGTCGTTATACTCGCTACCCCGCCAGGTTTCAGACCTATCCACTTTGAAGAAGCGGTAAAACAAGGCAAACATATCTTCATGGAAAAACCCGTCGCTACCGATCCGGCAGGCATCAGGAAAGTATTGGCGGCTGCTGAAATAGCGAATCAAAAGAAACTGAATGTAGTCGTAGGTTTACAGCGCCGTTACCAGAACTCTTACAGGGAGCTGTTCAAGCGTGCACAGGATGGCATTATCGGCGATATAACTTCCATGAATGTATGGTGGAACCAGGGTGCACTGTGGGTAAAACCCCGCAAACCGGAATATACAGAGATGGAGTACCAGATGCGCAACTGGTATTACTTCAATTGGCTCTGTGGTGATCATATCGTAGAGCAGCATATTCACAATATTGATGTTGGTAACTGGTTCATGAATGAATATCCTGTAACTGCTGTGGGGATGGGTGGCCGCCAGGTACGCACCGGCAAAGAGTATGGTGAGATATACGATCACCACGCAGTAGAATATCGCTTTGCAAATGGGGTAGCCATGAACAGCCAGTGTCGTCACTGGAAAGACAGCGCCAGCCGCGTAGATGAAGAACTCATTGGTACCAAAGGCCGCATCATTTGCGACAGGGCTGTGATCCAGGATCATAAAGGGAAAGTATTATACCAGTTCGATAAGAAACAGGAGAATCAACCCTACCAGTCAGAACACGATGAGTTGTTTGATGCAGTCGCAAAAGGGGAGTATAAATACCACGATGCCGAGCGTGCAGCAAAGACGACGCTCACTGCCATTATTGGTCGCCTGGCCACCTATTCGGGTCAGGTAATTCCTTTTGATCAGGCATTAAAGCTGGACCTGAATTTACAACCGGCAAACTATGCGTTTGACGCTAAACCGCGGATCCTGCCAGATGCAGACGGGAACTATCCTGTGGCCAAACCAGGAACTACCAGGTACGTGTAA
- a CDS encoding D-alanyl-D-alanine carboxypeptidase: MRILLVVMLFLLQQPVFSQYTKIQSWSEKELLASKALKSAHVGICIYEPATNKYWYNYQEDHYFTPASNTKIFSLYTGMLLLGDSLPALRYLDTDSVLYVQGTADPAFLHPGYTLQPAFQLLQQTTKKIEIVPAKNENARFGYGWSWNDYADYYQSELNEWPMYGNVARLRHHGDSLYIVPKMYELTSSRDNSLTNLAVKRDERSNRFAMGYNSTITNQQEEEVPFITGGIEDLALRLQDTLHKPVYIAPQAPAGLQLMKGIPSDSLFLPMMHRSDNFFAEQTLMMCANQLFDTISTKHMISYMLDHSLKDLPDTPNWADGSGLSRYNLFSPRDFVYVLSGMYNTYPTSRLYSLFATGGRGTLKNYYKEQFVHAKTGTLTGVVALSGYLITKKNKTLVFSVLVNNHNNSASTVRREVEHFLTQVYENY; the protein is encoded by the coding sequence ATGAGGATCTTACTAGTTGTCATGTTGTTCCTTTTGCAACAACCCGTGTTTTCGCAATACACTAAAATCCAGTCCTGGTCAGAAAAAGAATTGCTCGCCAGCAAGGCATTGAAATCCGCACATGTCGGCATTTGCATCTACGAACCTGCTACCAATAAATACTGGTACAACTACCAGGAAGATCACTACTTTACACCCGCCTCCAACACCAAAATATTCTCTTTATACACAGGCATGCTGTTGCTCGGCGATTCACTTCCTGCACTCAGGTACCTGGATACCGATTCTGTATTGTATGTACAGGGTACAGCAGATCCGGCTTTCCTGCATCCTGGTTATACCCTGCAACCCGCCTTCCAGCTGTTGCAGCAAACCACCAAAAAGATTGAGATCGTTCCTGCTAAAAATGAAAACGCCCGCTTCGGCTACGGTTGGTCATGGAATGATTATGCAGATTACTATCAGTCAGAACTGAATGAATGGCCCATGTATGGCAACGTAGCAAGACTGCGTCATCATGGCGATAGCTTATACATCGTACCCAAAATGTACGAGCTCACAAGCAGCAGGGATAACAGTCTTACAAACCTGGCGGTAAAAAGAGATGAGCGTAGCAACCGCTTTGCTATGGGGTATAACAGTACAATAACGAATCAGCAGGAAGAAGAAGTGCCGTTCATTACCGGAGGTATAGAGGATCTCGCACTCCGCCTGCAGGACACCCTGCACAAACCGGTGTACATTGCCCCCCAGGCGCCGGCAGGCTTGCAACTCATGAAAGGCATCCCATCCGATTCTCTCTTCCTGCCAATGATGCACAGGAGCGACAACTTTTTTGCAGAGCAAACGCTGATGATGTGTGCCAATCAACTTTTCGACACCATCAGTACAAAACATATGATCAGCTATATGCTGGATCACTCGTTAAAAGATCTGCCGGATACTCCCAACTGGGCAGATGGCAGTGGCTTATCCCGGTATAATTTATTTTCTCCGAGAGACTTTGTTTACGTACTCTCCGGCATGTACAACACCTATCCTACATCCCGCCTCTACAGCCTGTTCGCCACAGGTGGCAGGGGCACGCTAAAGAACTATTACAAAGAACAATTTGTACATGCAAAAACAGGCACCCTTACCGGCGTCGTCGCACTGAGTGGATATCTCATCACTAAGAAAAACAAGACACTCGTATTCAGTGTGCTCGTTAATAATCACAACAATAGCGCCTCTACAGTCAGAAGAGAAGTAGAACACTTCCTGACGCAGGTGTATGAAAACTACTAA